GGAATCCATAAACAATGCAATGAAATATGCCGAGGCAACTTTGATTTCTGTTTGTCTTGCCATCGACGAAACCAGCTTTACTGTGCTCATTACCGACAATGGTAAAGGCTTTTGCCGACACGAAATATGTCCCGGTTATGGCCTGGAAAACATCAGGCGAAGAGCCGAAGAGCTGAATGGAAAGCTTGACCTGGATTCTTCAGATGAGGGCACCAAAGTACTGGTAGAATTCCCGCTGTAATATACAAAATACGTCAAATGACGTATTTTTTGCACGATTTGTGATTCGTTACTTTGCGAAAGAGCTACTGCCATCTCTTGGCGTTTTTCTGTTCCCACACGAAGTTATCTCTCCGTTCTATGCCTAGAATCAGTATTGGACTAGTAGAAGACAATCCCACGATTGCCTCAGATTTATGGGAAAAACTGTCTCTGAGTGATGACGTTGAGCTTATCCTTAAGGCGATAAACGGGAAAGACCTTTTCAAGAAGTTAGCCAATTCGGCGCTTCCAGAAGTATTTCTGATGGACATTGAAATGGCAGAAATGGACGGGATCACCACGACCCGCCTGCTGAAAGAAAAGTATCCGACAGTAAAGATCCTGATCCTGACAATGTTTGATGATGACACCAAACTTTTTGAGGCGATCAAGGCAGGCGCGTCCGGCTATCTTCTGAAAGATGAAAAGCCGCATAAGATCATCAATGCGATATCAGAAGTACTGGAAGGCGGTGCGCCGATGTCACCTTTAATGGCCGCCAAAACATTGGACCTGCTTCGTCAGGGATCCAATGACATTCAGATCCAATCAGTTTCAAAATCTGCAGAGCTTACTTTGCGGGAAAATGAAATTTTGGAATGGCTGATCCGCGGACTCAATGTCCGGCAAATAAGCGAGAAGCTTTTTGTTTCCGACAAAACCATCCGGAAACACCTCGAACACATTTACCAGAAACTACAGGTAAGAGGCAGCCGCGAAGCCGTCGCCAAGGTTATCGGGAGAAATTACTAGTCAAACGAAATAGCAGCAATCGTCCTGACTCTTACACTGCTTCCCGCAGTTCTGCCGGGGATCCAGCGGGGCATCGCTTTGACAAGCCTGATTGCTTCTTCGTCGCAGCCATAGCCCAGGCCTCTCACCACCTGGACATCTTCCCGGGTGCCGTCTGCATTCACCACAAACGAAACGCGTACCGCACCGGAAATAAAAGATCGTGAAGCAGCTTCGGGCATTTGCATATTGTTGGAAACCCAGCTTTCCATAGCCAATGTTCCTCCCGGAAATCTCGGACTCTCTTCTACAACATGGTACACAGCTTTGTTTTCCGTTTTTGATCTGGTTACCGTGGCGGCACTACTCTTAGCCGGAAGTTTCTTCTTAGGTTTTTCAACAGCTTTGACAAAAGCCGGCGGACGTACTTCTTCCACAACCGGCTTAGGTGCAACGACCGGCGAGGACAGTCGTTTAGCAGCCGGTGGTTTTGGATCCGTAGTAATCCACAACAACGAAAGCCCCCCAATCGCTGCCGCTGACACAAGTACGACAGGTATCATATAACGCTTCTTTTTAGCAGGCAAAGGCTCTGGTATGGGCTCTGGCTTAAACTCCTCTTTTATAGCCTCCTTCACTGGTTCCTCAATTTGCGGGAGGATTTTGGTTTTTTCATCATGGGCCGCAGGCTGTGGTCTCCCCTGGGCTGGCTTTGGCATAACCTTCGTCTGCTCGTCCATCAAGGCCGGCTCGTTCCCTCGAAGAATCGTATATAGCTGGTCTACGGATCTCGCCCGGTTCTGTGGACTGATGACCAGACACACATCGATCATTTTCTGATATGTTTCCGGCAACCCTTTTAAATCGGGAATAAAGTCCAGCGCCATCACGCGCTTCATATATTCAATCCGCCCTGATTCAGTAGCGATGCTAATATCGTCAGAGCGGAAAGGAAGTTTTTTACCGTTAAACCACACATAAATCGCAAGAATACCAAAGCTCCACAAGTCTGCGTTAGGCCTCAGTTCTTTCGCCTCCCACTGCTCGGGTGCCGCATAAGCATACGTCCCTGCGCCTGTGACATTGGTTACATATGATTTATCATCAACTGTTGCCCTGCGGCTTATTCCAAAATCGGTAATTAACGGAATAAAAAACCCTCTTCGTTCCACAATCAGTATGTTCGACGGTTTCAGATCGCTGTGGATAATCAGGGGCTTCAACTTGTGCAGATAGGAAATTCCGTCCAGCAGTCCTTCGATAAGCTTGGTTTTCTGTCCACTAGTGAGGACGTGATTTTTAAGCAATTGAACAAGATTTCCGTGCTCATAGTATTTCATCAATGCGATGTCATGCGTTCCTATGCCCGGTAATTTGATCCGGCGGCAGTCCATATATCTTGCAATGTTCGGATGTTCTAATTGCTTAACTCTTTCATACTCATTTAAAAGACTGAATTCCTCCATACCAGGCACAACCTTTGACATTTTGAGGGCAATGAATTCGTTCCGGACATTGTCCCAGGCTTTAAAAATTTTCCCAAAACCGCCCTCGCCAAGCAAGTCGTTGTCGGCGTCGTAATCAAAGCGATTATTGAAATCGGTAGCATCCATATTGATCGATACTTAATTCAGCTCATATTCAAACTTAATCTTCAACTTCCGGCCCGCCAGTTGCTCGGACAGGAACCTCGACCTGAACCGAATCAGGATCATTTATATTGGTTTTCGACTCGAAAAGAGCTTTCTCGGCTTGTTTTTCTGATTTGACAAAATGAAATATTAACCCGCTGCAAAAAATGACTGCAAATGCGATCAGGCCAAACAAAACTCCGCGCGGTTTTTCTATTGATTGCCTGGATACGACAGACTCAGGCATGACGGCATTTACCACCTTTTCATTCACCTTTTCTTCCCCAGCCTTTTGTTCGCCAACGGACGCTATCTTAATGAGATAGGCTGAAAAATTATCATTCGTTTGGTGTGCACATTCATTTTTTACTGCCTCTAATATTTCAATTGGTTCGGGATGGTTATCCGGATTGTCGCGTAAATGATATTCCAGCAGGTCATCATAAAGCTGTTCGAGCACACCATCAGAACATAAGAAAAAAAAGTCCCCAGCCTCGATATCGCTGATCCGCATATAATCGGCTTCATCCGCCCGTGAGGCGGTGATAACTTTTGTGATCACATTTCGCTGCGGATGGAGCGCGGCCTGCTCTTCCGTAATCACTCCACTCTGGACCAGCTCATTAACCCATTTATGATCACTGGTTTGAAAAATAATTTTTCCATTTCTGATATGGTAAATCCTGCTGTCTCCCAAATGCGCCAGCACTGCACCATAATTATCAAAATACAGCAATGTGAGGGTTGTGGCCATTCCCGCCGTATCTGGATCGTGTTTCTCGGTTTCTATAAATGCTTCTCTCGCCGCAATTACCGCCTTTTGGACAAATGACTTCGAAATATCTTCTTCGCCAGACCTGAGAAAAAAATCGCTGATATGTTTACAAGCGAGGAAGCTGGCTTCCTCTCCTTTGTGTTCACCTCCAACCCCATCACAAACCAAAAAAAGCCGATCGGCACTTGTGGCCGTTCCGGGAATAGGATAAATGCTATCCTCATTGTTGGAGCGTCCACCCATTTCGTTAAAACCGGCAGGCTGATGAATCGATATTTTCATTTCCGAAGAAACTTTGATATGATAGTTTATCTGTTCCTATTTGATGATCACAGTCGGTGCGTAATCCATATCCTGTACAATGCGGGAAGCATCCTGGGCGCTTGCAGCGGTGATCAATGTCTTAATTACTACTTTGGTTTTACCCATTTGTATGGTATCACCGTCTTTGAGATAAACCATATCCTTGGGCCTTAACGGAGCGGCCTGTGAATTAATAAACGTTCCGTTGGTGCTCATCTGCTCGGGAATACCATTCGTCATTTTGACATCCGACAAAAAAAATTCGTAGCTGCCTGTCCTGCTTGGCTTTACTTCCAGAACACAATGGTTTCGGCCCATATAAGGATCATCCGTTTCAATCATAATGTCGCAGGGGCGGCTCACGCTTTTCCTGCCGATCACCTGTTTTCCAATTCTCAAAGGATGCGTTTGCTGATCCGCATTTTCGTCGTGGACAACCAGCCAGCCCAATTCTGATGCGCTTGCCTGCGGCCTGCCCGCTGTTGGTCGCGGTGGCTGGGGCGCGGGTGGCGGAGAGGACGGTACTGGCGGAACAGCCATTTGTTGATGGGGCGTAACCGGGGCAGGCATCTGCGGTCTTGCAGGCGCAGGCTGCGCTCCTGCGATTACGGGATTGGGGTAGCCGCAGTTGCTACATTTAACAATCGGTATGGCAGTGCTGGCTACGGATAGCACGGCGCTGCACTTTCTGCATGCTATTTCCATTTTATTGCCATTTTAAAAATTTCGTTCAGGTGTTTTGATATTCATCAGACAAGCCGGGATCGTTTTGGAAATACGAATCAAAATCATCAGTTATATCACCCTCCTCATTCATTGACAATTCTTCGTTATCAGAAAGATCCGGCAAGTCATGTGCTTCCTGGCCCGTAGCCTCCGACGACAAGTGGTATACCGGGGGGCCTATGGTCGTATCCTCCAAAGGCGCCTCCCGAAAGCTGATCGTTCCGCTCTTTGAATCATAAACATAACCTGTCTCGATCTGTCCATCGTTATCGTGGTCCAAACCAACGATCGGGCCCTGATCGTCCGCTAAATAGGTGATTGCATCAACCGTATCATCATGATTGCTGTCCAGACTTACCACATAGCTTTCTCCATAAGCAACAATTGAAACAGGCAATGATTGAGAAGATTCACTGTTCGCAGACTGATTGAAAAAGCCCATGTCCGGCCCTACAGGTACTACTTCCAGCTGAGCGATCTCGGACGCATTCATGGAGATGGGGTCGATTACCGACGCGTAAGTTCTACCGCTCGATGCTTCATAATCATACCGCGTATCCAGCAGACCATCGCCGTCTGTGTCCATCAGCACCATCGGAGATTGTCCGTTGATACGCGCCATGAGAATTTCCGCCTGCCCATCC
This Dyadobacter sp. UC 10 DNA region includes the following protein-coding sequences:
- a CDS encoding response regulator transcription factor, with amino-acid sequence MPRISIGLVEDNPTIASDLWEKLSLSDDVELILKAINGKDLFKKLANSALPEVFLMDIEMAEMDGITTTRLLKEKYPTVKILILTMFDDDTKLFEAIKAGASGYLLKDEKPHKIINAISEVLEGGAPMSPLMAAKTLDLLRQGSNDIQIQSVSKSAELTLRENEILEWLIRGLNVRQISEKLFVSDKTIRKHLEHIYQKLQVRGSREAVAKVIGRNY
- a CDS encoding TonB family protein; the protein is MDATDFNNRFDYDADNDLLGEGGFGKIFKAWDNVRNEFIALKMSKVVPGMEEFSLLNEYERVKQLEHPNIARYMDCRRIKLPGIGTHDIALMKYYEHGNLVQLLKNHVLTSGQKTKLIEGLLDGISYLHKLKPLIIHSDLKPSNILIVERRGFFIPLITDFGISRRATVDDKSYVTNVTGAGTYAYAAPEQWEAKELRPNADLWSFGILAIYVWFNGKKLPFRSDDISIATESGRIEYMKRVMALDFIPDLKGLPETYQKMIDVCLVISPQNRARSVDQLYTILRGNEPALMDEQTKVMPKPAQGRPQPAAHDEKTKILPQIEEPVKEAIKEEFKPEPIPEPLPAKKKRYMIPVVLVSAAAIGGLSLLWITTDPKPPAAKRLSSPVVAPKPVVEEVRPPAFVKAVEKPKKKLPAKSSAATVTRSKTENKAVYHVVEESPRFPGGTLAMESWVSNNMQMPEAASRSFISGAVRVSFVVNADGTREDVQVVRGLGYGCDEEAIRLVKAMPRWIPGRTAGSSVRVRTIAAISFD
- a CDS encoding PP2C family protein-serine/threonine phosphatase, whose amino-acid sequence is MKISIHQPAGFNEMGGRSNNEDSIYPIPGTATSADRLFLVCDGVGGEHKGEEASFLACKHISDFFLRSGEEDISKSFVQKAVIAAREAFIETEKHDPDTAGMATTLTLLYFDNYGAVLAHLGDSRIYHIRNGKIIFQTSDHKWVNELVQSGVITEEQAALHPQRNVITKVITASRADEADYMRISDIEAGDFFFLCSDGVLEQLYDDLLEYHLRDNPDNHPEPIEILEAVKNECAHQTNDNFSAYLIKIASVGEQKAGEEKVNEKVVNAVMPESVVSRQSIEKPRGVLFGLIAFAVIFCSGLIFHFVKSEKQAEKALFESKTNINDPDSVQVEVPVRATGGPEVED
- a CDS encoding FHA domain-containing protein, which gives rise to MEIACRKCSAVLSVASTAIPIVKCSNCGYPNPVIAGAQPAPARPQMPAPVTPHQQMAVPPVPSSPPPAPQPPRPTAGRPQASASELGWLVVHDENADQQTHPLRIGKQVIGRKSVSRPCDIMIETDDPYMGRNHCVLEVKPSRTGSYEFFLSDVKMTNGIPEQMSTNGTFINSQAAPLRPKDMVYLKDGDTIQMGKTKVVIKTLITAASAQDASRIVQDMDYAPTVIIK